In Synechococcus sp. A18-25c, a single window of DNA contains:
- a CDS encoding ABC transporter substrate-binding protein, with the protein MKAAVPPEFPLNRRRFLQLAALTAAAGLSGCSRGNAVPTLRASADTLPALWRRRLPSPWAFSPFSKAAEVADVWPPSTDLLALTDGWLAGLAPSRLQAIATSPLESQLGRLGQRFLADTPEAWSGLMLPVGFSPWVMLIRRESGTAPDLDAGWNILLDPAFEGKLLLPSSPRLLVSLADRISGPDPLRRLRAAALSFDDRFALNWLLQGEARLAVLPLQRCMGALQRDPRLMVVLPQQGAPLHWTLLLRPTGTAEPVPQAWVEEAWTPPLLPRMLSQGWIPPLPAATLAAAANRVPSRLLPALLPPATVWDACWTLFPLDPSQTLPLQVRWNASAP; encoded by the coding sequence ATGAAGGCTGCTGTCCCCCCAGAGTTCCCGCTGAATCGCCGTCGCTTTCTCCAGCTCGCTGCCCTCACCGCCGCAGCCGGTCTTAGTGGCTGCAGCCGCGGCAATGCTGTGCCCACCCTGAGAGCCTCAGCGGACACCCTGCCTGCACTCTGGCGTCGCCGTCTTCCCTCCCCCTGGGCGTTCTCTCCCTTCAGCAAGGCTGCTGAGGTTGCTGATGTTTGGCCTCCATCCACCGATCTCCTGGCTCTGACCGATGGTTGGTTAGCAGGTCTTGCGCCATCGCGGCTTCAGGCGATCGCCACATCTCCGCTTGAAAGCCAACTGGGTCGACTCGGCCAGCGGTTTCTGGCTGACACCCCCGAGGCCTGGTCGGGTCTGATGCTGCCGGTGGGATTCAGTCCCTGGGTGATGTTGATCCGCCGCGAAAGCGGCACTGCGCCGGATCTGGATGCAGGCTGGAACATCCTTTTGGACCCGGCGTTCGAGGGCAAGCTGCTGCTGCCATCCAGTCCAAGACTGTTGGTCTCTTTGGCGGATCGGATCAGCGGACCTGACCCGCTGCGTCGTCTCCGTGCTGCTGCACTCAGCTTTGACGACCGCTTTGCGTTGAACTGGTTGTTGCAGGGTGAAGCCCGGCTGGCGGTTCTGCCCTTGCAGCGCTGCATGGGTGCCCTGCAGCGCGATCCGCGTTTGATGGTCGTGCTGCCGCAGCAAGGGGCTCCTCTGCACTGGACGTTGCTGCTGCGACCGACGGGGACCGCCGAGCCAGTGCCGCAGGCTTGGGTGGAGGAAGCCTGGACCCCCCCGCTTCTGCCGCGGATGTTGTCTCAGGGTTGGATTCCACCTCTCCCAGCAGCCACGCTTGCTGCCGCCGCCAATCGGGTCCCCAGCCGCCTGCTGCCCGCTTTGCTGCCACCCGCGACGGTCTGGGATGCCTGCTGGACCTTGTTCCCCTTGGATCCTTCCCAGACGTTGCCGCTGCAGGTTCGCTGGAACGCTTCAGCCCCATAG
- a CDS encoding riboflavin synthase, whose translation MFTGLVQAVGRVERRGRALLVEGCSPFTPLALGDSVAVDGVCLTVAELVGDGFLADVSEETLQRTILGAKASHGAAVNLEPALRLSDRLGGHLVSGHVDGIGEVVAVEALPQSWHLELRWRDPSFGRYICDKASIAVNGISLTVAGCAEQGARFWVAVIPHTWSVTALRHLQVGDAVNLEIDLLARYTERLLAATSPKPEGAAVTTAWLAEHGWG comes from the coding sequence ATGTTCACGGGTTTGGTCCAGGCGGTGGGTCGCGTTGAGCGGCGCGGTCGAGCGTTGCTGGTGGAGGGCTGTTCGCCGTTCACCCCTTTAGCACTAGGTGACAGCGTGGCCGTGGACGGTGTCTGTCTGACGGTGGCGGAGCTGGTTGGAGATGGTTTTCTGGCGGATGTCAGCGAAGAGACCCTGCAGCGAACGATCCTGGGTGCGAAGGCTTCGCACGGTGCAGCGGTCAATCTCGAGCCAGCCCTGCGCCTCTCCGATCGTCTGGGCGGCCACCTGGTCAGCGGCCATGTGGATGGCATTGGTGAGGTGGTGGCTGTGGAGGCCTTGCCGCAGTCGTGGCACTTGGAATTGCGCTGGCGGGACCCGTCTTTCGGTCGCTACATCTGCGACAAAGCCAGTATCGCCGTGAATGGCATCAGTCTCACTGTGGCGGGCTGCGCCGAGCAGGGAGCCAGGTTCTGGGTTGCCGTGATTCCCCACACGTGGTCGGTCACAGCCTTGCGGCATCTACAAGTGGGGGATGCGGTGAATCTGGAAATCGACCTGTTGGCTCGGTATACGGAGCGATTGCTCGCGGCCACTTCACCCAAGCCGGAAGGTGCCGCTGTTACCACCGCCTGGCTGGCGGAGCATGGCTGGGGCTGA
- a CDS encoding nicotinate-nucleotide--dimethylbenzimidazole phosphoribosyltransferase: MDWLPSILSERLAASQRLTGTPVPAAAAPFLQSWCDPSRPLPDLLLLLAGTRTAETNGISAAGCTPEARRTTALADAELLLNGPSVAPRWPLPPLPAGVSPALISWVMCDQLGLHPQVAALGLSLPPPFAHLRCEPPEFGPADCVSTGHAMELKRVRQLLQRGHRLGSRLRHPLLLAECVPGGTTTALAVLTGLGLPVDTLVSGSALHPPMTLKQTLVRQGLASCSTGSDVDIGVLLAAVGDPFQAFATGLLLGVVEADQPVLLAGGSQMAAVLALALQALPPSARQGLSNQVLLGTTAWLAAECLQASAGPSSLMVLLRNLEQHFSVSLQAYAAGLRFSNSQQPRLRDFEQGHVKEGVGAGGLTLLAQWRGLPLSRLGIACDRAVDQLLAHGHHNRAAP, encoded by the coding sequence ATGGACTGGTTGCCCTCGATCCTCTCTGAACGGCTTGCGGCCAGCCAGCGGCTGACAGGCACGCCGGTTCCGGCTGCAGCGGCACCGTTCCTGCAGTCTTGGTGTGATCCATCCAGGCCTCTGCCGGATCTGTTGCTGCTGCTGGCTGGCACCAGAACCGCGGAAACCAATGGGATCTCTGCTGCTGGATGTACCCCAGAAGCCCGTCGCACCACGGCCCTCGCCGATGCGGAATTGCTGCTGAACGGACCGTCGGTGGCTCCGCGTTGGCCGCTGCCTCCTCTTCCTGCTGGTGTTTCACCGGCTCTCATCAGCTGGGTCATGTGTGATCAGCTTGGTCTTCATCCGCAGGTGGCGGCGCTAGGGCTGTCTTTGCCGCCACCGTTCGCCCATTTGCGCTGTGAGCCGCCTGAGTTCGGCCCGGCGGACTGCGTGTCCACGGGGCACGCCATGGAGCTCAAACGGGTGCGCCAGTTGCTGCAGCGTGGTCACCGGCTCGGCAGTCGATTGCGGCATCCGTTGCTTCTGGCGGAATGCGTCCCGGGCGGAACGACCACGGCCCTGGCGGTGCTGACCGGTCTAGGTCTGCCGGTGGACACCCTGGTGAGCGGCAGCGCCTTGCACCCCCCCATGACGCTCAAGCAGACCCTGGTTCGGCAAGGGCTTGCGTCATGTTCAACGGGCTCCGACGTTGACATTGGGGTGTTGCTGGCTGCAGTCGGTGATCCGTTTCAGGCCTTTGCGACGGGGCTGCTCCTCGGTGTAGTGGAGGCGGATCAGCCGGTGTTGCTCGCCGGGGGCAGCCAGATGGCTGCAGTGCTGGCCTTAGCACTTCAGGCCCTGCCGCCCTCTGCGCGCCAAGGCCTCTCCAACCAGGTGCTGTTGGGCACCACGGCTTGGCTGGCCGCTGAGTGTCTCCAGGCTTCAGCCGGCCCCTCATCACTGATGGTGTTGTTGCGCAACTTGGAGCAGCATTTCTCGGTGTCGTTGCAGGCTTATGCCGCCGGGCTGCGTTTCAGCAACAGCCAGCAGCCACGGTTGCGAGATTTTGAGCAAGGTCACGTGAAGGAGGGCGTCGGTGCGGGGGGGCTCACCCTTCTGGCCCAGTGGCGTGGTCTTCCGCTCAGTCGCCTGGGGATTGCCTGTGATCGTGCAGTGGATCAATTGCTGGCCCATGGACACCACAACCGGGCTGCCCCGTAG
- a CDS encoding aldo/keto reductase, with protein MQQRPFGDGPPVSLFTLGTMRALQAPDQMLMVLRAAHAAGVNHLETAPAYGPAESFLGEALTQLHSEGIQPAGHGWVVTSKLLPGLSLDEGRAALRGSLERLGIERLDNLAIHGLNLDSHLNWALHGEGARLIDWALNSGTVSQVGFSSHGSNALIHQAIESQRFRFCCLHLHLLDPTRMPLAQLALQQTMGVLAISPADKGGRLQAPSTRLVEDCRPFQPLELAYRYLLAAGISTLTVGAQNATDLELAHALGQHDGPLQAEECQAIERLDQQRRERLGDELCEQCRACLPCPNAVPIPDLLRLRNLALGHELMEFASERYNLIGRAGHWWETINAQACQSCGDCLPRCPHQLAIPALLADTHKRLAAAPRRRLWG; from the coding sequence ATGCAGCAACGCCCCTTCGGTGATGGTCCCCCGGTGAGCCTGTTCACGCTGGGCACGATGCGGGCGCTGCAGGCACCCGATCAGATGCTCATGGTGCTGCGGGCCGCCCATGCAGCGGGGGTGAACCATCTAGAAACAGCCCCGGCCTATGGACCCGCCGAATCCTTTCTGGGTGAGGCCCTAACGCAACTGCACAGCGAAGGGATCCAACCGGCCGGCCATGGCTGGGTCGTCACCAGCAAGCTGTTGCCTGGTCTCAGCCTTGACGAGGGTCGAGCCGCTCTGAGGGGAAGCCTTGAGCGTCTCGGAATTGAGCGACTCGACAACCTGGCGATTCACGGGCTGAATCTGGACAGCCATCTCAACTGGGCCCTCCATGGCGAGGGCGCCCGCTTGATCGATTGGGCCCTGAACAGCGGAACAGTGAGCCAGGTGGGGTTCAGCAGCCACGGCTCGAATGCCCTGATCCATCAGGCGATCGAGAGTCAACGGTTCCGTTTCTGCTGTCTGCATCTGCATCTACTCGATCCCACACGCATGCCTCTGGCGCAGCTGGCTTTGCAGCAGACGATGGGTGTGCTCGCAATTTCGCCCGCAGACAAGGGCGGCCGTCTTCAGGCTCCCAGCACGCGATTGGTTGAGGACTGCCGCCCGTTTCAACCCCTGGAGCTTGCCTATCGCTATCTGCTGGCCGCAGGCATCAGCACGCTCACCGTGGGAGCACAAAACGCCACAGACCTGGAGTTGGCCCACGCGCTCGGCCAACACGATGGTCCCCTGCAGGCCGAGGAATGCCAGGCCATCGAGCGCTTGGATCAACAGCGCCGAGAACGACTGGGTGACGAGCTCTGCGAGCAGTGTCGCGCCTGCTTGCCCTGTCCCAATGCGGTGCCCATCCCTGATCTGCTGCGTCTTCGCAATCTGGCGCTCGGTCACGAGCTGATGGAATTCGCCAGTGAGCGGTACAACCTGATCGGCAGGGCTGGCCACTGGTGGGAAACGATCAATGCCCAGGCCTGTCAGTCCTGCGGCGACTGCCTGCCGCGCTGCCCCCATCAATTGGCCATTCCAGCGCTTTTGGCCGACACCCACAAGCGACTGGCCGCAGCACCACGTCGACGTCTATGGGGCTGA
- a CDS encoding DUF2232 domain-containing protein has protein sequence MPPALSRRQALRMMESSYLAAAAALIWLALYYLPVGGALFRLALPLPLALLTVRRGGRAGVEGLAVAILLLIALMGPVRGPLMLFPYGLLSVWLGWCWLHRRSWWLSWGIGLLVGAAGFLVRVVALSLLVGENLWLVITRAGAGLLDRLLDLLQLPVAPDLLLVQLMALALVLIQQLVYVLALHALAYWIFPRLQAPVPEPPPLLHGLVALDPL, from the coding sequence ATGCCTCCAGCCCTCAGTCGTCGTCAGGCTCTGCGCATGATGGAGTCCTCTTACCTAGCGGCCGCGGCCGCGTTGATCTGGCTGGCTCTCTACTACCTGCCGGTTGGCGGTGCGTTGTTCCGGCTCGCCCTGCCGCTTCCGTTGGCCTTGCTGACAGTGCGTCGCGGCGGCCGCGCTGGTGTCGAGGGGCTTGCGGTGGCGATTCTGCTGCTGATCGCCCTAATGGGGCCCGTCCGCGGCCCCCTAATGCTCTTCCCCTACGGCTTGTTGTCGGTCTGGTTGGGCTGGTGCTGGTTGCATCGACGCAGCTGGTGGCTGAGCTGGGGCATCGGTCTGCTCGTCGGTGCGGCGGGCTTTCTGGTGAGGGTTGTGGCGCTGTCGTTGCTGGTGGGAGAAAACCTGTGGCTGGTCATCACCCGGGCTGGGGCTGGCCTGCTAGATCGCCTGCTGGATCTTTTGCAACTGCCCGTGGCTCCAGATCTGCTGCTCGTGCAGCTCATGGCTCTCGCACTCGTGCTGATCCAGCAGCTCGTGTATGTACTGGCGCTGCATGCTCTGGCTTACTGGATCTTCCCTCGGCTGCAGGCTCCTGTGCCTGAGCCGCCTCCGCTTCTGCATGGACTGGTTGCCCTCGATCCTCTCTGA
- a CDS encoding bifunctional nuclease family protein has product MSVAGIALDASSRSPIVLLRDPSRTRQVPIWIDQAQAHNIMAGLNDTPQPRPLSHDLMAALLEAGGLRLERVIIHAIEDSTFRAVLRLQPLGDEPDGDDATGVDLESVNQLEIDARPSDAIALAIRTGSSIWMLEEVVAEASIAVDAEADAEDRDEFRRFLDQLSPAALVRHLESRPPGDSRDSQSDTPPP; this is encoded by the coding sequence ATGAGCGTGGCGGGAATCGCCCTCGATGCCAGCAGTCGCAGCCCGATCGTGCTGCTGCGAGATCCATCCAGAACCCGTCAGGTGCCGATCTGGATTGATCAGGCCCAGGCCCACAACATCATGGCCGGCCTCAACGACACACCACAGCCCAGGCCGCTCAGCCACGACCTCATGGCCGCTCTGCTCGAAGCAGGCGGTCTTCGACTGGAACGGGTGATCATCCATGCCATTGAAGACAGCACCTTTCGCGCGGTGCTGCGGCTGCAACCGCTCGGCGACGAGCCAGACGGCGACGATGCCACTGGCGTTGATCTAGAGAGCGTCAACCAGTTGGAGATTGATGCGCGCCCCAGTGATGCCATTGCCTTAGCCATCCGCACCGGCAGCAGCATCTGGATGCTGGAGGAAGTGGTCGCCGAAGCCTCAATCGCCGTGGATGCCGAGGCAGATGCGGAAGACAGGGACGAATTCCGTCGCTTCCTGGATCAACTGAGCCCCGCCGCACTGGTGCGTCACCTGGAATCCCGGCCCCCTGGCGATTCCCGCGACTCTCAAAGCGACACCCCACCCCCTTGA